A section of the Candidatus Methanomethylicota archaeon genome encodes:
- a CDS encoding CDP-alcohol phosphatidyltransferase family protein — protein sequence MLDRLRAFLNGFLHPLASLMVKLHISPNMLTLLALLLAVCSSIQILYGNHVYGGLLILASGFFDVMDGFVARMTGSTSSLGEFLDSVFDRFSDALIFSSIILSGMCDLILGLLVLVGGFMISYIRCKGELLGIRLAGVGLAERSERLIIISAGLIFGVVQLSIYLLSVLVIITVAERFYRVVRFLHGGLS from the coding sequence TTGCTTGATAGGTTGAGGGCTTTCTTGAATGGCTTCCTCCATCCATTGGCTTCACTAATGGTTAAGCTTCACATATCCCCTAATATGCTAACCCTTCTAGCCCTCCTCTTAGCCGTATGTTCTTCTATTCAAATACTTTATGGTAACCATGTTTATGGGGGGCTTCTTATATTGGCTTCAGGGTTTTTTGATGTTATGGACGGTTTTGTGGCTAGGATGACTGGTTCAACTTCAAGTTTGGGTGAATTTCTAGATTCAGTTTTTGATAGATTTTCAGATGCACTCATATTTTCATCAATAATTCTCTCCGGTATGTGTGATTTGATTTTAGGGTTGCTTGTTTTGGTTGGGGGGTTTATGATTAGCTATATTAGGTGTAAGGGTGAACTTCTCGGTATTAGGTTGGCTGGTGTGGGTTTGGCTGAGCGTTCTGAGAGGCTCATCATAATTTCCGCTGGTTTGATTTTTGGGGTTGTTCAATTGTCCATCTACCTATTATCAGTACTTGTAATAATAACTGTTGCTGAGAGGTTTTATAGGGTTGTACGCTTCCTTCATGGTGGTTTGAGT